A portion of the Toxoplasma gondii ME49 chromosome VIIb, whole genome shotgun sequence genome contains these proteins:
- a CDS encoding hypothetical protein (encoded by transcript TGME49_259610) — MAEERQPVSSKAPGRLTRREAVELSSRMQTWIRSTRYEPTSYEINEFASCWMKTVASGGLVGMLATTAFRRNLGTQLATFLIGSTIGSTLISPTHQRRQWENIMERPGSELGRAAKSVLSELRGSGDYRSIASPNRMNLSGPLRHDMLPDSGRYSAKAVAPVLAQRPEEPKRTTVVVQRSSEPATARLERQLTSLGESGPERNLSARDYEGSLEGEPGTQLSSKENSLEEVHSAQNGWHIPNASDAWQPVNLGQNSADRAETESTKPELLHVAAAPTYRTWDEIRSEAMSGRRHSNTWDELRAKLQHSSISPPTATGGTEHRI, encoded by the exons ATGGCAGAGGAACGTCAGCCGGTCTCCAGCAAAGCTCCCGGGCGTCTGACGCGGCGGGAGGCAGTGGAACTCAGCTCTAGAATGCAAACCTGGATCCGCTCGACAAGATACGAGCCCACTTCATACGAGATAAACGAGTTTGCGAGCTGCTGGATGAAGACTGTCGCGAGTGGCGGTTTAGTGGGCATGCTGGCCACCACTGCATTCCGACGAAATTTG GGAACTCAACTAGCGACCTTCCTCATTGGATCGACCATCGGGTCAACGCTTATTTCCCCGACCCATCAACGCCGGCAATGGGAAAACATAATGGAGAGGCCCGGCTCGGAGCTTGGGCGTGCAGCGAAGTCCGTCCTCTCCGAGTTGCGAGGTAGCGGTGACTACAGGTCAATTGCTTCTCCGAACCGAATGAATCTCTCGGGTCCGCTCCGTCACGACATGCTTCCCGACTCCGGCAGATATTCAGCAAAAGCTGTGGCACCAGTACTGGCACAGCGACCGGAGGAACCTAAGCGAACGACCGTTGTGGTTCAACGCTCATCAGAGCCGGCGACCGCACGTTTGGAGAGGCAATTGACTTCATTGGGAGAAAGCGGTCCTGAGCGAAATTTGTCTGCACGCGATTATGAAGGATCTCTTGAAGGGGAACCAGGGACACAGTTGTCGTCTAAGGAGAACAGCCTTGAGGAAGTGCATAGTGCACAGAACGGTTGGCACATACCAAACGCGAGCGATGCATGGCAACCAGTGAACCTCGGGCAAAACAGTGCTGACCGAGCAGAGAC GGAATCGACAAAGCCGGAGCTGCTACACGTTGCCG CTGCTCCTACGTACCGAACGTGGGACGAAATTCGTTCTGAAGCAATGTCAGGTCGGCGACATTCCAACACGTGGGATGAGCTTCGAGCTAAATTGCAACATTCGTCAATTTCCCCTCCAACAGCTACAGGAGGCACCGAACATCGAATTTAG